GCATTTACTGGGGGCTATAGGGTGTAACTACTCTAACTAACATACTTCGGTCTAGTTCAAAATTCCAACTAGAGTGCGCTGTCAACATATTTTCGTTGTCCTATCCTCTGTTTGCCTGCCCAAGCGTGCATTAGCTCCAAGCGCTACTTCCGATCCACTTTAGTTCTTTGCACTATCTGATAGGAAAGATTTTTACGCCAATACCTATAAACGGCTACAACCCTCGCATAGTTATCGCTTGTTTGGCTAGAGCCGTATATATTTGTTAGCAAACCCCTAATGTTTAGTTAAGAGTTTTTAGTTGTCAATGTGCCACTACGCCTATAATAATGTGACTATAGAAGTAGGTAAACAATAGTTAAAAACAAAAGAAATACAAGTTGTAATGACACAAAAATATGATCAATCCCTAGTGGAATCTGATCGCACTTAATGTAACTTACACTTGTCAGAAGTCATAATAGAGTTTGCTCTTGAGACTAGATTTTAGGTAAATTTTTAGGAATTTTTGTGAGAGATTAACCAAAAGAGCAGGTCAGGAGCATGAACTGCACTTTGCTGCATCTCCAGATCGGCTTTTCACCTGGCAAGCGAGTCTTACCTCAAATATGGCATCTGGTTTAAAATTATCCACACAAGAACTACTCAAGCGCTTTAACCGAGCGTTCCCTCAATTCTATGAGCAGTTTGTTAGTAATGAAATTCAGTTACAAAATCTTAGGCTGGCATATCGTCTCTACAAAACCAGACGAGTAGTCATTGAGCTTAAACCAGAAGGAAGTAAGAGCGCCTTAAATTTTGCTTACCGTAACCAGTCGTTTCTGTTGAGCGATATTTTTGGGGTTTTGGCTGCTTATGGACTGACAATCCATAGCCTGAGCTTATATGGTCAGATCCGCCCGCCGATGCTGGTATTTATCAAATTGGTGATCTCTCGCGGTAGCAAAGCACTGACAGAAAAAACTGCGGATAATGTCTGTCGAGCGATTCGGGAAGCTTTGGCAGGACGCTTTGAAGTTGAAGAGATGTTAGCAGTAGAATTTAATTTAGATGCTGGCTTAGAACAAGTAGAAACAGAGTTTTATGTTGATCCAGTCTTCCACCTACCAGCGCTTTTGATTGAAGCAGACAACCAGCCAGGTTTGTTTTATAAGGTGATGTATGCTATTTGGCAAGAGGATTTACTGGTTGTCAATGCTAATTTGCTAGTATGGCGCGGGCGCACTCGCTTAATTCTTTATCTACTAGGGCCAAACGAAAGCTTAATTCCCGATTATTTGGGACAAAAAATTGCGGAAGGTGTGCGACAGAGGTTACTAGGTCGGCGCTTTTAGTAGTTAGTAATTAAAAATTGGTGGTGAGAAAGTTTCACTGATTGCTTTAATCAATGCCTGCCCTAAAAAAGCTGGAAGTATACAAAAGTTACAGAAGCTAACAGTTAATCAGTAAGAGCCTTCGCAGAACTTAGAGGCGTAAGATGAAAATATGGCAACCATAGATATTCTGGGAGTTCCGCATACTTACGATTTGACAACTCCCACTAGATACCCTGATGTCCTAGTTTTCATTCATGGCTGGCTTTTAAGTCGCAGGTATTGGCAACCGCTAGTTGACGAGTTATCACCAGATTATCAGTGCCTTGTTTATGATTTGCGTGGCTTTGGCGATTCTCAACCTAAAAATAATTGCCGTATTGCTAATGGCAGCTTAGATACTCTTACTGATAGTGCAGTATCAGCAGCAAGTATTAATGATATTTTGACTTCAAGATATACGCCCGCAGCTTATGCGGAAGACTTGGGGGTTTTATTAGAAAAGCTTAATATTTCCAGTGCTTGGTTAGTTGGTCACTCTTTGGGCGGCAGTATTGCGTTATGGGGGGCATCTCAACTGACAGACAAAGTTAAGGGTGTGATCTGCTTAAATGCTGGTGGTGGTATTTATCTAAAAGAAGCATTTGAAAAGTTTAGATCTGCTGGTCAACAGTTTTTGAAACACCGTCCGCGATGGTTGTGCTATATGCCTGGGATTGATGTGTTGTTTACACGGGCAAATGTTGCACGTCCGATTGCTCGCTGTTGGGGTCGTCAACGGTTAATTGATTTTGTGGTGGCTCACCCAGAGGCAGCTTTAGGCACTTTACTAGATTCTACAACTGAAGTTGAGGTCAACCGTTTACCCCAGGTGGTATCGTGCTTGGAACAACCTGTTTATTTTATTACTGGCGCTCAGGATACGGTGATGGAGCCGAAGTATGTTAGGCATTTAGCTAGTTTTCACACATTGTTTCAAGATTGTGGAGATAATGTCATAGAAATAGCTGAATGTGGACACTTAGCAATGTTGGAGCAACCAAAGGAAGTGGCGGCTCAAATCCGTAAGCTGTTAATTTAAGCGTTTAGCAATTAGCGATTAATAAGTACGACACGCGGGCAAGATGCCCGCACTACAGATGAAGTTAACAATTGCGATCGCTCTATATGTAGTTTGATTGTCTAGTTCGCTACGCTTTTAGTGCTTGTAAATTTCCATCACATTAGCCAAAGCAAGGCGAGATTGGGTTCCTAGTGTTAAAGGGGATGTATGACCTCGATTTAAATGCTCTGCGGCGGCACAGCCAATCATGGCGGCGTTATCGGTGCAGAATTTCAGAGGGGGGAATAGCACTTGCAAATTATGCTTAGTAGCGGCTTGTTGTAGCTGTTTGCGGAGTTCACTATTGGCTGCGACACCTCCACCAATAGCAATGGTGTTAAGACCGTAGTCTAAGGCACAGGCGATCGCACGTTTGGTTAGCGATCGCGCTACGCTTGCTTGAAAACTCGCCGCTATATCATTCACTGGTAGCGGTTCGCTACTATCCTGTTGCAGTTTTTGCACTAATCGCAGTACTGCTGTCTTTAAGCCACTAAAACTAGAGTCATAGGGATGATACCCGCCACCTGGAAGAGAAATATTACCTTCTGGTAAGGGAAAAGTCTGTGGATTTCCCTGTTGCGCTAGTTTGTCAATTATGGGGCCACCTGGATAACTCAGATTTAACAACCGTGCCACTTTATCAAAGGCTTCGCCAGCCGCGTCATCGCGAGTTTCTCCTAAGTTTTCATATACACCACAATCTTTGACATAAATCAGACTGGTATGACCGCCAGAAACCAACAAACACAAAAAAGGTGGGGTTAATTCTGGATCACTTAGATAAGAAGCATAAATGTGTCCTTCTAGATGATGAACACCGATAAATGGTTTCTGGTGAACGATCGCTAGGGTTTTAGCGGCAGTTAAACCAACTAATAATGCCCCGACTAATCCAGGCGCACAAGTGGCTGCAATGCCGTCAATTCCTGACCAATCTAGATCTGCTTCATCTAGTGCTTGAGCGATCGCAAAATTAATTGTTTCTAGGTGTTTTCGCGAAGCTACTTCCGGTACTACACCACCATATTGTTGATGGATTGAGATTTGAGATGCAACAATACTACTCAAAACTTGACGATTCTTTACAACTGCTACGGCAGTTTCGTCACAACTTGTTTCAATTGCTAAAACGGTAACCATTCACTGCTACTTTAATTTATCGATACATAAAATTGCTGATGTACAAACACTGATTGTGTTTAGTATAAAAAGCATTGATCTCGTTACAAAAGGAAATAATCCGATGCGACGATTGTTGGCTGTAATTTTTGCCATTTCTATATGGCTGAACTTTGCCCCAGCCGCTTCTGCTGATAATGTAGCTGGTTTAGTACCCTGTAGTGAGTCCCCTGCTTTCCAGCAGCGTGCGACAAACGCCCGTAAAACCAACTTTGACCCTGAGTCAGGACCAAAACGCTTTGAGCGTTATTCTC
The DNA window shown above is from Oculatellaceae cyanobacterium and carries:
- a CDS encoding alpha/beta hydrolase, yielding MATIDILGVPHTYDLTTPTRYPDVLVFIHGWLLSRRYWQPLVDELSPDYQCLVYDLRGFGDSQPKNNCRIANGSLDTLTDSAVSAASINDILTSRYTPAAYAEDLGVLLEKLNISSAWLVGHSLGGSIALWGASQLTDKVKGVICLNAGGGIYLKEAFEKFRSAGQQFLKHRPRWLCYMPGIDVLFTRANVARPIARCWGRQRLIDFVVAHPEAALGTLLDSTTEVEVNRLPQVVSCLEQPVYFITGAQDTVMEPKYVRHLASFHTLFQDCGDNVIEIAECGHLAMLEQPKEVAAQIRKLLI
- the tsaD gene encoding tRNA (adenosine(37)-N6)-threonylcarbamoyltransferase complex transferase subunit TsaD, coding for MVTVLAIETSCDETAVAVVKNRQVLSSIVASQISIHQQYGGVVPEVASRKHLETINFAIAQALDEADLDWSGIDGIAATCAPGLVGALLVGLTAAKTLAIVHQKPFIGVHHLEGHIYASYLSDPELTPPFLCLLVSGGHTSLIYVKDCGVYENLGETRDDAAGEAFDKVARLLNLSYPGGPIIDKLAQQGNPQTFPLPEGNISLPGGGYHPYDSSFSGLKTAVLRLVQKLQQDSSEPLPVNDIAASFQASVARSLTKRAIACALDYGLNTIAIGGGVAANSELRKQLQQAATKHNLQVLFPPLKFCTDNAAMIGCAAAEHLNRGHTSPLTLGTQSRLALANVMEIYKH